A genomic segment from Lutzomyia longipalpis isolate SR_M1_2022 chromosome 3, ASM2433408v1 encodes:
- the LOC129793719 gene encoding protein Gawky isoform X2 → MMVKSNKSDNSRLYAVANQPIFETMKTKRGDSVETFIVFGRDESVILNVSFNVSAADMMTKRGPDPSLEGFAAKHHQFTIIVIDDGSSIDFIRDNVTGSILRIHRGLGDDRLADKSVECTNVSIGRPRNVHALSISVVTSSLYDYLDSIGVMCQYISYIRGYTLVREISRFNRHIDINTFHRCGECVCACSKNVTVSDNGVLGDNANGASIKTIDIPYGGTTYVTFDQLCKWIDRERGLKVVPRMRLCGGGEGALTNSVATGWGSPPTAVTTAPPTSGAAPPVTAQAAPQQHSVTWSAAGGGSREQKPPGGPKNQLEQLNTMREALFAQDGWGCQHVNQDTQWDVPNSPEPGAPKAEAVPQANPTPPVWKASVNNGTDLWEANLRNGGQPPPQPVAKTPWGHTPSSNLGGTWGEDDDAAEGGNVWTGAPAAAAAAPQWGGAAGGASAPGGAMWPQAAAGCVPKKEGEWSGGAAGNAWQDPREMRGAPLSMDPREMRAPSTDPRDMRMVDPREQIRDMRGDPRGISGRLNGASEMWGQHHALAAAAHAAAAAAHGQMPLNKIVSQQGQGGQWVGGSGTQAPPKEMTPSIAKPSGWEEPSPPSQRRAVGNFDDGTSLWGQQGGSRVPGVSHWKENPEMGRGGMMRPTGGAQVPMGQRMGKEGMWRNGAWEEGGASAGGGSWEEKSAAAPAGGAWGGGEAWQKGKPNMWQEGGDMEWSGAKAAGPKMSAAQADIVRNSKQLRILHEMGFKKEDAEVALRMTNMNVDEALEVLNQQRGAVENWRRHEEHGSFDPSFPGRFPGNQAAMQFPPTSGSIMSNMASGAIPAMQPLQMQKYLQGGHGAQPPPGNGANFPQTQPPPPSSGQPSAQQLRMLVQQIQMAVHGGYLNHQILNQPLAPQTLLLLNQLLNNIKQLQLTQSNMSRGGINGLQHSVTVTKLKQQISNLQNQISAQQAIYVKQQQSSHSGDFVLRPQHDPIASLQGNFSEIALNKEQPPYQGSSTQQSRLNQWKLGALEKDGETTDFSRAPGTTSKPTLSTTSSAIGSLGLQGDATWSTGRSVTDGWPDTGVIESDASKDWPTGQTSPSAAFTDLVPEFEPGKPWKGSQMKTIEEDPSITPGSVARSPLSISAKESDLFTGSSKTSPTDMQPISLSSSTWSFNPSASQQNFTSTAKGGAKNNTWSEPMPQPSQTTSELWGVPVSKASRGPPPGLGANKNGTGSTSNGWVPSSISRGIGQQGWPNNWGPSTWLLLKNLTPQIDGSTLRTLCMQHGPLQNFHMYLNHSIALCKYSSREEAHKAQMALNNCVLGNTTICAESPSDSEVQNILQHLAVPAAATAQTPTTPVSTGATWRPTNQPPVSRNSAPNDTWNISSWTQGSGGSNLWTPLESGTERGTPSNLNSFLPENLLGSELN, encoded by the exons ATGATggttaaatcaaataaatcagATAATAGTCGATTGTATGCTGTTGCAAATCAACCAATATTCGAAACAATGAAGACCAAAAGAGGAGATTCAGTGGAGACATTTATCGTCTTTGGACGAGACGAATCTGTGATATTGAACGTTAGTTTTAATGTGTCAGCGGCGGACATGATGACAAAAAGGGGACCAGATCCGTCCTTAGAG GGCTTTGCGGCGAAACATCACCAATTTACAATAATAGTAATCGATGACGGTTCTTCCATTGATTTCATCCGCGATAATGTGACTGGGAGCATTTTGCGAATCCACCGTGGGTTAGGCGATGACCGTTTGGCTGACAAATCAGTCGAGTGTACAAATGTGTCTATTGGACGACCAAGGAATGTGCATGCGCTTTCGATATCTGTGGTTACTTCATCTTTATATGACTATTTAGATAGTATTGGTGTGATGTGTCAATATATATCATATATACGTGGTTATACATTAGTACGTGAAATATCTAGATTTAATCGCCATATTGATATCAATACCTTCCACCGATGTGGCgaatgtgtgtgtgcgtgCAGCAAAAATGTTACCGTATCAGATAATGGTGTTTTGGGTGATAATGCAAATGGTGCTTCAATAAAAACAATTGACATTCCATACGGTGGTACCACCTATGTTACATTCGATCAACTATGCAAGTGGATTGACCGAGAAAGGGGCCTCAAGGTGGTACCGCGCATGAGACTCTGTGGCGGTGGTGAGGGCGCACTCACCAATAGTGTTGCCACTGGATGGGGCAGTCCACCGACTGCTGTTACAACGGCTCCACCAACAAGTGGTGCTGCACCACCTGTTACAGCACAAGCAGCACCGCAGCAGCACTCTGTCACCTGGAGTGCG gcCGGTGGTGGATCACGTGAACAAAAACCTCCGGGTGGTCCGAAGAATCAACTTGAGCAGCTCAATACAATGCGTGAGGCGCTCTTTGCTCAAGACGGCTGGGGGTGTCAGCATGTTAATCAAGATACCCAGTGGGATGTCCCGAATTCCCCCGAACCCGGTGCTCCAAAGGCAGAAGCCGTTCCCCAGGCTAATCCAACACCACCCGTGTGGAAGGCTTCTGTTAATAATGGCACAGATCTCTGGGAGGCAAATCTCCGTAATGGTGGCCAACCACCACCACAACCTGTTGCCAAAACCCCCTGGGGACATACACCAAGTAGCAATCTTGGTGGAACATGGg GAGAAGATGACGATGCAGCTGAAGGTGGAAATGTTTGGACTGGTGCACCAGCAGCTGCTGCTGCAGCTCCACAGTGGGGTGGTGCTGCGGGAGGAGCTTCAGCACCCGGTGGTGCAATGTGGCCCCAAGCTGCAGCTGGATGTGTACCGAAGAAGGAGGGTGAATGGAGTGGTGGTGCAGCTGGGAATGCCTGGCAGGATCCACGTGAAATGCGTGGTGCCCCATTGTCAATGGATCCGCGTGAAATGCGCGCACCAAGCACTGATCCACGTGATATGCGTATGGTGGATCCACGTGAGCAAATTCGTGACATGCGTGGTGATCCACGTGGTATTTCGGGGCGTCTCAATGGTGCCTCCGAAATGTGGGGGCAACATCATGCACTAGCAGCTGCTGCCCATGCTGCTGCAGCTGCTGCACATGGTCAAATGCCGCTCAATAAGATTGTCTCACAG CAGGGTCAGGGAGGACAATGGGTCGGTGGTTCGGGTACACAGGCCCCACCGAAAGAGATGACACCATCTATTGCAAAGCCAAGTGGCTGGGAGGAGCCGTCTCCACCATCGCAGCGTCGTGCTGTGGGTAATTTTGATGATGGAACATCCCTCTGGGGTCAGCAGGGTGGTTCACGCGTGCCAGGTGTGTCACATTGGAAAGAAAACCCAGAAATGGGACGCGGTGGGATGATGCGTCCAACGGGTGGTGCTCAAGTTCCCATGGGGCAGCGCATGGGTAAGGAAGGAATGTGGCGCAATGGAGCCTGGGAGGAAGGTGGCGCTAGTGCCGGTGGTGGATCGTGGGAAGAGAAGAGCGCCGCAGCACCAGCTGGTGGGGCATGGGGTGGTGGTGAAGCATGGCAAAAGGGAAAGCCAAATATGTGGCAAGAGGGTGGTGATATGGAATGGTCCGGGGCGAAGGCAGCTGGACCCAAAATGTCTGCAGCTCAGGCTGACATTGTGCGCAATAGTAAGCAATTGAGGATTCTCCATGAGATGGGTTTCAAGAAGGAAGATGCCGAAGTTGCTCTCAG GATGACAAATATGAATGTAGATGAGGCTTTGGAAGTTCTCAATCAGCAACGTGGTGCTGTGGAGAATTGGAGACGCCACGAAGAGCACGGTTCATTTGATCCCTCCTTCCCGGGACGCTTCCCCGGCAATCAGGCGGCAATGCAATTCCCGCCAACATCTGGTTCCATTATGAGTAATATGGCATCAGGTGCCATACCGGCCATGCAGCCACTACAGATGCAAAAGTACCTTCAGGGTGGGCATGGTGCCCAACCACCACCAGGGAATGGTGCAAACTTCCCGCAGACACAGCCACCGCCGCCCAGTTCGGGGCAACCCTCCGCTCAGCAGCTCCGCATGCTCGTCCAGCAGATCCAGATGGCCGTCCATGGGGGTTATCTCAATCATCAGATTCTCAATCAACCACTCGCACCACAGACGCTTCTGCTGCTCAATCAGCTGCTCAACAATATCAAG CAACTCCAACTGACCCAATCAAACATGTCACGCGGTGGTATCAATGGTCTTCAGCACAGTGTAACAGTGACAAAGTTAAAGCAGCAAATCTCAAATCTGCAAAACCAAATCTCAGCCCAGCAGGCAATTTATGTTAAGCAGCAACAATCCTCGCATTCAGGAGACTTTGTGTTGCGTCCACAGCATGATCCTATTGCATCGCTTCAAGGAAATTTCTCAGAGATTGCTCTCAATAAG GAGCAGCCACCCTATCAAGGTTCCTCAACGCAACAGAGTAGACTCAATCAGTGGAAGTTGGGTGCACTGGAGAAAGATGGCGAAACCACCGACTTTTCACGTGCCCCAGGTACAACGTCAAAGCCAACGCTCTCAACTACCAGTTCCGCAATTGGAAGCTTAGGTCTTCAGGGTGATGC AACTTGGTCAACTGGACGTAGTGTAACAGATGGATGGCCAGATACAGGTGTCATTGAGTCTGATGCATCGAAGGATTGGCCAACAGGACAGACATCACCCTCAGCTGCCTTTACGGATTTGGTACCGGAATTTGAACCCGGAAAGCCATGGAAG GGATCTCAGATGAAGACAATCGAAGAAGATCCCAGCATTACACCGGGAAGCGTGGCCAGATCACCATTGTCAATCAGCGCAAAGGAAAGTGATCTCTTCACAGGAAGTAGCAAAACCTCACCCACTGATATGCAACCCATTAGCCTCTCTTCCTCCACATGGAGCTTCAATCCATCTGCATCGCAGCAGAATTTCAc cTCAACGGCAAAAGGTGGGGCCAAGAACAACACATGGAGCGAACCAATGCCACAACCATCGCAGACCACATCCGAATTGTGGGGTGTTCCCGTGTCAAAGGCATCCCGGGGTCCCCCACCGGGTCTTGGGGCAAATAAGAATGGTACAGGAAGTACCTCCAATGGCTGGGTACCAAGCAGTATCTCACGTGGTATTGGGCAGCAGGGATGGCCCAACAATTGGGGACCCTCAACATGGCTCTTGCTCAAGAATCTCACTCCACAG atTGATGGATCTACTTTGAGGACACTTTGCATGCAGCACGGGCCACTGCAGAACTTCCACATGTACTTGAATCATAGCATTGCCCTCTGCAAGTATTCAAGCCGCGAAGAGGCACACAAGGCACAAATGGCACTCAATAATTGCGTCCTCGGCAATACAACCATCTGCGCTGAGTCCCCAAGTGATAGTGAGGTGCAAAATATCCTTCAGCACCTCGCTGTCCCTGCAGCTGCTACTGCCCAAACCCCAACAACCCCAGTCAGTACTGGTGCCACATGGAGACCAACCAATCAACCACCTGTCTCAAGGAATTCAG CCCCAAACGATACATGGAACATAAGCTCCTGGACACAGGGTAGCGGTGGCAGTAACTTGTGGACCCCACTTGAGAGTGGCACCGAACGTGGAACACCCTCCAATTTAAATTCCTTCCTACCGGAAAATCTGCTTGGGAGTGAATTGAACTAA